A segment of the Yersinia rochesterensis genome:
TTTCCCTGCTTTGGCTGTCTCACTTAATGGGCATCAGCACTATGCAACGGCGGCAGCAGTCACTTGTCGTATCTTGCGCGCGTTACAACATAAACCGTTGCATACGGGCAAAATACTGAATATTAATGTACCTGATTTACCCTTATCTCAAATTAAAGGGATTCGGGTAACACGTTGTGGTAGCCGCCATCCAGCAGAGCAGGTATTTTGTCAACAAGACCCGCGCGGGCAAGATCTCTACTGGATTGGGCCTCCGGGGGAGAAGTTTGATGTGGCGGAAGACACTGATTTTGCAGCGGTTGAACAAGGCTATGTGTCTATCACGCCGTTGCAGGTTGATTTAACAGCCTATGGGGCTCAAAACGTGGTTGAAAACTGGTTAGCCAATGCAGAGGTTGACGGGGAATGGTAAATAAGCGCATGCAAACATTGTTGATGCTGTTACGTCAGCAAGGTATTCGGGACGAGCGCTTGCTACAGGCGATCGAAGCAGTGCCGCGCGAGCGTTTTGTTGA
Coding sequences within it:
- the surE gene encoding 5'/3'-nucleotidase SurE; translated protein: MLRILLSNDDGITAPGIQTLAAALREFALVQIVAPDRNRSGSSNALTLDSALRITTLSNGDIAVQQGTPTDCVYLGVNALMRPRPDIVVSGINAGPNLGDDVIYSGTVAAAMEGRHLGFPALAVSLNGHQHYATAAAVTCRILRALQHKPLHTGKILNINVPDLPLSQIKGIRVTRCGSRHPAEQVFCQQDPRGQDLYWIGPPGEKFDVAEDTDFAAVEQGYVSITPLQVDLTAYGAQNVVENWLANAEVDGEW